AGCTGTCCTGCGTGCTGCCCTCCTTCCCCGACGAGACGATCGTCGTGGGGGTGGTCGACCCGGGCGTCGGGACTGACCGCCGGCCGCTCGCGCTGCGCCTTCGGCGGGGCATTCGGCTGATCGGACCGGACAACGGGCTGTTCAGCCGGGCGGTGCTTGAGGATGGCGGACAGCTCGTCCAGGGCCAGGTGACGCTCGGCGCTGGGCAGGCCGGCTACGTGCTGGATGCCTCCCGCATCGCTTCGCGGCTGAGCGCAACGTTCCACGGGCGGGACCTGTTTGCGCCGGCCGCCGGACTGCTCGCTGCCGGCACGCCGCTCGAGCGCCTCGGGACGCCAACGACCGCGATCTTGGCGCTCCCGATCCTTGAGGGAGACCGCGTTCTCGCTGTCGACCGTTTCGGGAACGTGATTACCTCCGTCCGGCCAGAGCCGAATGTCGAGTACGAGGTGGTCATCGGGGACCAGCGGATCGTCGGCCTGCGCCGTACCTACGCCGAGGGCCAAGGACTGCTCCTTCTCACGAGCAGCAGCGGCTACCTCGAGATCGCTGTCCCGGGGGCGAGTGCTGCCGCCCTGCTCGGGCTGGGACCAGGTGACCGGATCACCGTCATCCGACGTGAGAAAGCGCGTGATTGAGACCCTTGCTGAACTGCGGGCGACCGAGACGCCGGGGCTGCCCTTCCGCATCCGGCTGACCGAGGCAGATGCGGTCGACCTGATCACGCGGCAGGCGGCGCAAGGCGCGCCGCTGCCGGTGAGCGGGATAGCGCTCGAACTCCGCCCTCAGGCGGTCACCCTCTCGCTCGAGGTTAGCGTGATCGGGATGGCGATGACCGTTCATGTTCGGGGACTTCCTCGGCTTAAGGAAGAACGCCTCATTTTCGAATTCCACGAAATGCGGTTGAACGGGTCGCCAGCACCTCCCTTTCTCCAGCATCAGGTCGTCCAGCAGGTGAACGAGCGGCTCGCCCCCGACGCCCTGCCTCTCGTCATCGACAGTGTCGAGATCGGCGAGGGATGGGTCGTGCTCAGCGGCCGCACGAAATAGAGGAGCTATGCGCTTTGGAGTTGTTGTCTTCCCCGGCACGTGGAGCGACCGAGACTGCGAGTATGCGCTGGCGCACTGCCTCGGGCAATCTGTGCGGTTCGTCTGGCACCAGGAGCGAGACCTCACGGGGCTTGATTGCGTCATTCTGCCGGGCGGCTTCTCCTATGGAGACTATCTGCGGCCGGGGGCGATCGCCCG
Above is a genomic segment from Dehalococcoidia bacterium containing:
- a CDS encoding SAM-dependent chlorinase/fluorinase, with translation MTVVAFLSDFGLEDHYAAAMKAEVLRRAPHAVLVDITHLIPPQNIARGAYELSCVLPSFPDETIVVGVVDPGVGTDRRPLALRLRRGIRLIGPDNGLFSRAVLEDGGQLVQGQVTLGAGQAGYVLDASRIASRLSATFHGRDLFAPAAGLLAAGTPLERLGTPTTAILALPILEGDRVLAVDRFGNVITSVRPEPNVEYEVVIGDQRIVGLRRTYAEGQGLLLLTSSSGYLEIAVPGASAAALLGLGPGDRITVIRREKARD